A DNA window from Moorella thermoacetica contains the following coding sequences:
- a CDS encoding substrate-binding domain-containing protein, which translates to MLFKMTRKKMLIFTAITLIGVSVLLGGCGSKQGNTQTGTSSGTTTQNTEKSGEKVIGVSLLTREHVFYNLIEKAIQEKAQGYKFKPIIMDASQDSNKQLAQVQDFITQKVDAIVLAPTASAGIAPAVDLAKKAGIPVFTIDIKAEGDVKSHVATDNYAGGKLAAKYAAEKVLNGKGKVAIITYSEVQSCVDREKGFKDALAEYSNIKVVDVENCSGSAEKAANLTQDILLKFPDLDLIFAVGDPFAVGAVSTIKAAGRNVKVIGFDGNPEAIQEIKNHGLWVADVVQHPDQIGGKVIDLIADYFNGKSVPPQVLIPPTIVDASNAK; encoded by the coding sequence GTGTTATTTAAAATGACCCGAAAAAAGATGCTTATTTTTACCGCAATAACACTAATTGGAGTCAGCGTGCTCCTTGGTGGTTGCGGCAGTAAACAAGGTAATACCCAAACTGGAACCTCCAGCGGAACAACGACCCAGAACACAGAAAAGAGCGGAGAGAAGGTCATTGGCGTTAGCCTTCTGACCCGGGAACACGTTTTTTACAACTTAATTGAAAAAGCTATCCAGGAAAAAGCCCAGGGGTATAAATTTAAACCCATTATTATGGATGCCAGCCAGGATAGCAACAAGCAATTGGCCCAGGTTCAGGATTTTATAACTCAAAAAGTGGATGCCATTGTTTTGGCGCCAACGGCTTCGGCTGGAATAGCACCGGCTGTTGACTTAGCTAAAAAAGCAGGTATCCCTGTATTTACAATTGATATCAAAGCTGAAGGTGACGTAAAATCCCATGTCGCCACCGACAACTACGCGGGTGGTAAACTGGCTGCCAAGTATGCCGCCGAAAAGGTCTTGAACGGCAAGGGGAAGGTTGCTATAATTACCTACTCCGAAGTACAGAGCTGTGTTGACCGGGAGAAGGGTTTCAAAGATGCCCTGGCTGAGTATTCGAACATTAAGGTAGTCGATGTAGAAAATTGTTCTGGTAGCGCTGAAAAAGCAGCCAACCTCACCCAGGATATCCTGTTAAAGTTCCCGGATTTAGATTTAATTTTCGCCGTGGGTGATCCCTTTGCTGTTGGAGCTGTTTCCACTATTAAAGCAGCTGGCCGTAATGTTAAAGTTATAGGCTTCGACGGTAATCCTGAAGCTATCCAGGAAATCAAGAACCATGGACTCTGGGTGGCTGACGTTGTCCAGCATCCTGATCAAATCGGTGGCAAGGTAATTGATCTAATCGCTGATTACTTCAACGGTAAATCTGTACCGCCACAGGTGCTCATTCCGCCTACAATAGTAGATGCCAGTAATGCTAAATAA
- a CDS encoding sugar ABC transporter ATP-binding protein: MASPLLQLRGISKSFSGIKVLDNIDLDIYPGEVHALLGENGAGKSTLIKIISGVYQRDCGTITFKQKPVEFTNTRQALDAGISVIHQELSLIQDLSVAENIFLGRESIKSRVFIDKEKMVSETIAIARSLGIDLKPWAMVRDLNVAEQQMVEIAKAVSCNASLVIMDEPTSSLSDRETETLFKIIKRLKKDNVAVIYISHRLKELEELADRLTILRDGKLVKTMVGEEMKKYNWVSLMVGREIKDFSRKAQKPGEVILQVKDFTDPPKYWDINFELRQGEILGIAGLVGAGRTEVLQGIFGVKKPKHGSLYLNGQKVLFNSPAEAISNGIGFVPEDRRLQGVILAQSVKDNISLPSLYDKSNYGFINFLWENQVSEDYIKKMRIRTPSAKTIVKNLSGGNQQKVALARWLAAHAKILFLDEPTRGIDVNAKAEIYNLMNSFTSEGGSIIMVSSELPEILSMSDRIVVMHEGRVAGILDRHEASEEKIMELACGKIAG; encoded by the coding sequence ATGGCCTCCCCACTCTTACAACTAAGGGGAATATCAAAATCCTTTTCGGGGATTAAGGTCCTCGATAATATCGACCTGGATATTTATCCCGGGGAAGTTCATGCTCTCCTGGGAGAAAACGGCGCCGGGAAATCAACACTAATAAAAATAATCTCCGGAGTCTACCAGAGAGACTGTGGTACCATAACATTTAAACAAAAACCGGTGGAGTTTACCAATACTCGCCAGGCCCTGGATGCAGGGATTAGTGTTATACACCAGGAACTCAGTCTTATTCAGGATTTAAGTGTAGCTGAAAATATTTTTTTAGGGCGAGAATCCATTAAATCGAGAGTTTTTATTGATAAAGAAAAAATGGTTAGCGAGACCATAGCTATCGCCCGTTCCCTGGGTATTGATCTGAAACCATGGGCGATGGTCCGGGACCTCAATGTAGCCGAGCAACAGATGGTAGAAATAGCCAAGGCTGTGTCCTGCAATGCCTCACTGGTTATTATGGATGAGCCAACCTCCTCCCTCTCTGATCGTGAAACTGAGACCTTGTTTAAGATTATCAAGCGCTTAAAAAAGGATAACGTGGCTGTTATCTATATTTCCCACCGTTTAAAGGAACTCGAGGAATTGGCTGACCGGCTCACTATTTTACGTGATGGAAAACTTGTAAAAACCATGGTCGGGGAGGAAATGAAGAAATATAACTGGGTTTCTTTAATGGTAGGCCGGGAGATCAAAGATTTTAGCCGGAAAGCCCAGAAACCCGGGGAAGTAATTTTGCAGGTAAAGGATTTCACTGATCCCCCGAAATACTGGGATATCAATTTTGAATTGCGGCAGGGTGAGATTTTAGGCATTGCCGGGTTGGTAGGGGCTGGCCGGACAGAAGTATTACAGGGCATATTTGGAGTTAAAAAGCCAAAACACGGTTCCCTATACCTTAACGGGCAGAAGGTACTTTTCAATTCGCCGGCTGAGGCCATCAGCAATGGAATCGGTTTCGTCCCTGAAGACCGTCGGCTCCAGGGGGTAATCTTGGCACAATCTGTCAAAGATAATATCTCCCTCCCCAGTCTATATGATAAATCGAACTATGGTTTTATAAATTTCCTTTGGGAAAACCAGGTGAGTGAAGATTATATAAAGAAAATGCGTATCCGTACCCCCTCGGCTAAAACTATTGTTAAAAATTTGAGCGGTGGCAACCAGCAGAAGGTAGCCCTGGCCAGATGGCTGGCGGCCCATGCCAAAATTCTGTTCCTGGATGAGCCAACCCGCGGTATTGACGTTAACGCCAAGGCCGAGATTTATAACTTGATGAATTCCTTTACCAGTGAGGGAGGAAGCATCATCATGGTATCCTCGGAGTTACCGGAAATTTTAAGTATGAGTGATCGAATTGTAGTCATGCATGAGGGCCGTGTG